In Verrucomicrobiia bacterium, the sequence TGATTAAGCGAACGAGCAACCGCTTGGCTCACCAACCCCGCAAGCATTAAACCTGGAATGAGCGCAAATTGATGCGTCATCTCAAAAATAATCAAAATCGCTGTCACGGGCGCCTGCACCACGGCACCTAAGCAAGCGCTCATTCCACCCACTATTAACAGCAATTTACCGGAATCGGTTAAATCAAAAAAATATGAGCTTAAACCCGCAATCACCACACCACACATGCCACCAAAAAAAAGATTCGGCGAAAAAATTCCACCACATCCTCCCAAGCCATAACAGATAATGGTAGACGCCAATTTTGCCACACACAAAACCGCAGCAACTTGCCATACAACACGATGATTCAGAGCCGCCGATAAATCTTCATATCCCAAACTAAACACTCCTAACCGACCCGTTGTGTAAAATACCGCCACTCCGATGCCCCAAGTGATGATTCCCCCGATAAACGGATGCAACATCCTTGGAACAACATGAAGTTTTTTAGTCGCCATTCGCAATTGCAAACACCACCGTTGAAAAAAAACTCCCACCAATGCGGCTACGGCTGCAACCACAGGAATCAACAAATAAGCGCGCCAAGTCGGCTCACCAATTCGAGGTAACTCAAAAGCCGGTTGAGGTCCAACAAAAGCGTGCACCACAAAAGCGCCAATTACCGCCGCTAACAACACCGCCCCGAGAAAACGGCTATTAAGATCTTCCAAAATTTCCTCCAGCACAAATGCCACACCAGCCAACGGCGCATTAAAAGCGGCCGCAAGACCCGCCGCGGCACCGGCAGCAGCTGCAGCGCGCTTATTTTGTTTCGCGAACCCCAGCCATCCTGCCACGGTCGATGCCAAACTACCTCCAATTTGCACACTCGGCC encodes:
- a CDS encoding chloride channel protein, with product MRWLISQFQKIPQRWRGIFGICLFGLVASLGAVGFQLVINWIYQFGFIRTSHSPHFLWISLGVISMGSLISGWLLSSFCPEAAGSGIPQLKLAFWKEFGHTPRRVAWVKFVAGALSIGGGQSLGREGPSVQIGGSLASTVAGWLGFAKQNKRAAAAAGAAAGLAAAFNAPLAGVAFVLEEILEDLNSRFLGAVLLAAVIGAFVVHAFVGPQPAFELPRIGEPTWRAYLLIPVVAAVAALVGVFFQRWCLQLRMATKKLHVVPRMLHPFIGGIITWGIGVAVFYTTGRLGVFSLGYEDLSAALNHRVVWQVAAVLCVAKLASTIICYGLGGCGGIFSPNLFFGGMCGVVIAGLSSYFFDLTDSGKLLLIVGGMSACLGAVVQAPVTAILIIFEMTHQFALIPGLMLAGLVSQAVARSLNHTNFYEEVLLQDGHAMEHIIPPRDLQSWQNLPASAIANFDPVTVERLEEKELAELLRRAPYRYFPVVENGKLKGILARTEIDEARAENRPAQLLPASTIRPKQTIRECQNVLIESVAGIVVLTDKPEGMPLAVLTLHDILRTQIAMSEREG